The Salvelinus namaycush isolate Seneca chromosome 31, SaNama_1.0, whole genome shotgun sequence genomic interval acaaagatacatGACagagaatgatagtaaaaagctttggagcaccttcaattCAATTTTGGGGAAAAAGGCGAACTCGGCTCcgtcattcattgaatcagatgcttcattcattacaaaacccactgatattgctaactactttaatgatttttttcattggcaagattagcaaatttaggcatgacatgccagcaacaaacgctgacattacacatccaagtatatataaccaaattatgaaagacaagaattgtcaTTTTAAATTccataaagtgagtgtggaagaggtgaaaaggGGGTCTGATAACTTGGATTGAAAATTTCTGAGGATAATAGCTGATGATATTGACACTATTTGCCAtgtcttcaatttaagcctactggAAAGTGTGTGCtatcaggcctggagggaagcaaaagtcactCTGCTAcataagaatagtaaagccccctttattGGCTCAACTAgatgaccaatcagcctgttaccaacccttagtaaagttttgggggaaattgtgtttgaccagatacaatgctattttacagtaaacaaattgacagacTTTTGGCACGcctatagggaaggacattcaacaagcacagcgcttacacaaatgactgatgattggctgagagaaatttatgataaaaagattgtgggggctgttttgttagacttaagtgcggcttttgacattatcgatcatagtctgcttgctggaaaaacgtatgtgttagggctttacaccccctgctataatgtggataaagagttacctgtctaacagaacacagagggtgttctttaatggaagcctctctaacATAATCCagatagaatcaggaattccccagggcagctgtctaggcaggccccttacttttttcaatctttactaaccaCATGCGTCTATGTGTGCGGATGACTCagcactatacacgtcagctactacagcaactgaaatgactgcaacacttaacaaagagctgtagTTCATTTCAGAATGCGTGGCAAGGAATAatttagtcctaaatatttcaaaaactaaaagcattgtatttgggacaaatcatttaCTAAACCGTGAAcatcaactaaatcttgtaataaataatgtggaaattgaggaAGTTGAGGTGCCATGGTCAAAAcctattgatacaacagtagctaaaatggggagaaatCTGTCCATAAtgaagcgctgctctgccttcttaacagcactatcaacaaggcaggtcctacgggccctagttttgttgcacctagactactgttcagccgtgtggtcaggtgccacagagGGACTTaaaaaaattgcaattggctcagaacagggcagcacggctggcccttggatgtacacagagagcaaacatgaataatatgcatgataatctctcctggctcaaagtagaggagaggttgacttcatcactacttgtatttgtgagaggtattgacatgttgaatgcactgagctgtctgtttaagcgactagcacacagctcagacacccatggataacaccacaagacatgccaccagaagtCTCTTCAAAGTCCAATGAATTGAAATGTAGTTAATAAATTGAGGAATTTATCTATTGACTTGAATTAGAATGGAGCCCAAACCGGGTGAATTAAATAAATGCTGACGCCTCCCTTCCTCTGTTTCAGGAAAGTGATGGAGCAGTGTGAGAATTTCAAAGAAGACCCAATGGAAACGGCGAGGTAGACAACGATCAGCCGAGGTCGACGTCAGGGGAGCAACACCGCTATACAAACAAAAAGGCAACTTCATAGGAACCATTGTTTACTATCTTCTCACCACAAGGGTCAATTGTGTGCATCGATTTACTGTAGAGCAGAGCAACAATTTTTTGCCTCTCGGCCAGCCTTTCTGGACAGAACCTTGTTATGCGACACTATTAGGAAGTTGAGATATGGTGCACGGAGTTGGTGTGTGTTTTATTTGTGTTGCACATGATAAGCATCATTTGTATAATGGATTTGTGTTCTCTTATTGGTTTGTTTTGCTTTTTGGTGTGCGTGCTTGTCCTTGTTTGAGTGTGAGCATGCTAGAGTGCGTGAGTGTATATGAAAGGACGTTTGTGCGTGAATGTGTTTATAATAAGGTTCAAAACACTGGGGAGATGTTTGCCTCTTTGTAAACAAAACCTAGGTTAttattgtctttctctccccttaGTCTGTTCTATTGGGTCTAGTGAGAGGCCTTCCATTATATAAGCTGAGTTTCTAACACAGCGTCATCAGAGAACTCCATTATGCCCATCATGATCCTTCTCAGATTCCTTGGTTCTCTCAGCGATTTCTGACACagaaattcaaaatggatgatgCCATGAGATGTGGAAGGTGGTTAGTTTTATCCCATGCAGCACTGATCTGTGGACAGTTGTTATTGCGCAGTGAAGTTGCTATGTCTGTGGAGGCCTCTACATCTCATACTGATTGAGAGCGTAACCGTGGACTGTAACCATGACGATGACCCCGGCAGAAGTCTTCCTTGATCCTGTGGCATGGTGAAGGACTTTATTTAGTTTTTCGTTGTAGATATTTGGAGTTGTCTGTCCCATCTTTGTTTCGGTCTGTTTGTTTTTATGCTATATGATTATAAACACTCCTATGATTTAATCTGTACATCTAGGCTTGGTTCCCAATTCTTTACatataggtaactgccaaaataaagaaagCACTTGAGTAAATTAGAGTTCTGATTGCTCTTATGGTGTGGGGTGCATTTTCCTGACATGGCTTAGGTCCTCTCAACCCCTTAGAGGGAAAAGTAAACGGCAAAAAGATATACACAGCCATTCTGAGTGATCACCTTCAACCTATGGTGAATAATTTCTATCCTGATTGGAGTGGACTCTTCCAGGACGACAATGcccccagccacacacacacacacacgagtggtCACAATGGTTTGATGGGCATGAAAACAATCTAAGTcatatgccatggctgtctcggtcaccagatctcaacccaattgaacacttatgggagattctggagcggcacctgagacagcgttttccaccacaatcaacaaaacaccaaattttGGGATTTCTCCagtgcagctgtttttatctcaatataaaATCATTTCAGGAACTATTTCTAATTTCTCTAACTCatttactgcatggtgatgttaccatggaaggccaaaacttcATCCCACCAAAACAAGCTGACATTTCTGGcgttcttttcaaacagctcttacactgaaTGGGcattattttcacaatttcacagtattattccaacctcatagtatgGAAATATATGTGTATAATACAGGTCAATCATGTTTTagagtgcactgggcctttaagacaaatgttggtgtttcctttattttggcagttacctgtatataacCCGTGAAGACGCCAAATGAGAAACAAACCAGGGAGGACTACTGTTGGGCATATTTTGATAGATTCCAAAAACCCGATGTTCTTACATTTTAAGGAAAGTTTGAAGGTGGATTTGAAAAAACATGATTTTATTTTTCTGTCTGTCATGTATAAATTGTAATTAATCTCATCATGGGTCATATTTGCATTGGAATTTGATTTCTGAACAGTATGGAGTATATGGATACAATGTCCTCAACTACAAAGTCTAAtttcatatattttgatttaacacatTTAGGAAAACCTGTAACTCATTTCAATACAGTTAGTTGCCATGTAAAACATCTTTGGCCTAACATTTGCACATGTTTTGGATACAAAGGTAGTCAAGTGATGTAGTGGTACACTTGGTCTCCAAACACTAGCATGTTCACGCAACATTAATTCAAGAAACCAATGCCATGATATGGAAACATACAGCATGCACCAAGTATCTGTCCTCACACGTCCAACTTTGACAATCCTCCCTTTTGAATATATCTTAAAACAGATAATATCCATTGCTTTGTTTACACTCATTTCCCCGTCCAAAACTTGATGTCAGTTGATCTAAATGTCATTAGAAAAAATACAACGTTCCAAACCAGACTGACTGTTCATTGATTGATCACTAGTGGCAGGGACGCAACTTTCACGCCCCCAGTTTtgtcattggaatgtgatacaaaacgatgcaactgtgtgctttaggaccatgcggacgcctccaaacggtcgggtaggctgtttggagtgtttatccgactggataacttttaaaacatttatttgaaaaAATTGTGTGTCCCctacttctaaaaccaaagttgcgcccctgactAGCGGTATTATAATTTTTACATTTCACATGAAGGCCAAACATGTTCAGACATGGAATTTTTCTTCTGAACCATTAGATATCAAATTAATGAATTCACTTTTTCATGTACATTGTCTTAAAAGCCTTTTTCATGTGATTCTGTATTTGTATGCCTGGTTCAACTATATTTATACTGTTCTTTCACAATTATGGTGGGAGCTTATTTTCAAATGGGAGGCCAGAATGGGCAAGGCCTATAGAAACTGAAAATATATTATACTGTTAGAAACCTCACTTCGTAGTAAGTTTATTGATGTTGGAATCTCTAATATTCAATAAATGGGCAGAGTTACATAGCACCAAAGGGAGGATGGGTTGTTTTATGTAGGTCTTTTAGGCTGCAGCATCAGCTCTTTAGCACTAAATGAACATATTACAAAAGTTTAAAATGTTTTCACTATTCAGTTGTAAATTGTAGAGCATCTGAAGAAAATGTAGGTAACACTTACTTGACATCTCTGTTCTAAGTCTCCAGAAGAGATATGCCTCTTCATAATAATAGTGATATTAATATTAGACCTATAAAATATAGCCCTAAATATCTCATAAACAGTCATGTCATCTGACACAAACTCCTCTATAGGTAAGGTAGTCAATTCCCAGCTAATCATGACTGTCAACTTATTTTTCATAAGCTACAGTCAGATTTTATGACTTCATATCTGTTATATCATGCCCTTAACAATATATCATATTACAGAGGTGTCAAGTGAAACCTATGGTCAAAATGTGCATATGGCTCACACAGTTTGATTTTCTTTCAATAGCACCATCAGTTCTAGATTTTATTCCTTTCATCTCAgatgaataaaaaataaagttgGAGTGGTTATATTGTGTTTCTCCTTTGTCTTTGTCTATAGTAGATCAGATCGGGCATTGTTGGCTATGAAACTTTTAAAGGTAATGTTACCGCATTCAGGGAGACTGCATTCAAGGTAAACGTTGCATATGTTTGCTCAAtctgaaattacctttacatgACAAGCGTGCTTTAACGCAGGTTTACTGCTgatcggattgaatcccggccctAGGGTGCAATTCAATTGAGGTAAACCAGGCTGTTTGAGATGTCAATGATATAAAAGTACCCCTTGGTAGATGCACATTTTTGTGCTGGCCCTGTGTGTGGATGTATTAACcttgtttaaatgttttattttacctttgtttaactaggcaagtcagttaagaaaaaaaatcttatttacagtgggttaactgccttgttcaggggcagaacgacatatgtgtaccttgtcagctcagggattcgatctcgcaacctttcagttactggtacaacgctctaaccactaggctacctgccaccccaatgtcTTTTGATAAGGTTATTCATCTGATGTTAAAAATAGGTGTCATACTCCAGACCAGAACATTTTAATTACTTGTAGATGACAAATATACGTTTTTGCATTATctgaaacaatgttcttctgACATTTGTAGCGCAAAAAGGGTGGTTGCGTTCCAAACAGCCTATATTGTAGGCTACTCCCCTTGCGCAGAACGTAAAATCTTATTTAGCCGTCCCTGTCAAACACTAGACTCACATTTGTGGAGGTCTgggaccaatcagatcagatcagTATCAGATTTCTTCAAAGGCAAGTAGAGTTTAACATGACAGGAAACACATAATAAGTTGCCCAGCACGACTACATTGCAGGCGGTATGGAACGTGGCCGGTGATATAACATCATAACCACGTGTGTACGATCACGAACGTTTTAGCTGTTTTTGGCCAGACCAGATGCATTGTGGGAGAAGGTTGTGTAAACCAAAAATGTCAGCCTCGCGTTGCAACATTTTTTGTCGGACCGGCTGGTATGTTTTGCGGGTTCCGGTAGCCAAAATCAGCCTAGCAGTTGCACTATCTCATTTCCCGTCGAGGTGCAGTGCCAGGACATATGGCACAGGCGGCACCACGTTTGGATCCAAACTCATCTCCACTCTCCCCCTGCGCGCAACCAACAGGCGCGTCTTTGGGTTCGCTTTTTTGTTCGGAGGGGGAGTCGGCTTGTATCAAACCATAAAATTCTCATTTCAACAGCATTTTGCAGAGGATGAATTGCCCAATGTAAGGATTTCAACCATTTATGCTTTATACTTTTATCTCTTCAATGTCACGTCATTCATTGTTTAACCTCATTCATTGTGGCTCATGCATTCTTTATAACGATGTATCTGTCGCTCTCTCTAACGGTCTTCAGGTTTTCCATGGATGTCCACAAAACTAGATGTAGTTGCACTGTGCTTTTGAAAGTATGTCTCATGTTTTGCTGCAACGGATCAGAAATAATGATATGGGGACAAACACTGTATGCAATCATATATTTTCCCTACAGCTCCCCAATCGCCAATATCGCATCCCCACAAACCAGGGCTCCGACCTGACGTTTGCCACCGACTTAACGTTTACCTTATACCAGTACAAGACCTGTCCATACTGCAGCAAAGTGCGGGCATTCCTCGACTACTATGGTCTTCCATATAAGGTTGTGGAAGTCAACCCTGTCATGCACACGGAGATCAAATGGTCGTCGGAGTACCAAAAGGTGCCCATTCTTATGGTGGAGGGGAAAGAAATTGTGGTAAGCCGAGTAGATCTCAAACTTGAAGAAAAAGTGTTTCAAGCAAGTActctattttttttacatttagttTAATAAAACCATCTCTCTAATTGCTTGTCAAACAGCAACTGAACAACTCATCTGTCATTATCAGTGCAATGAAGACGTGCATGATTGACAAGTAAGTAAATAATGTAATTTCATAAAAAGCAGAATGACCTATTGCATTTTAACCCTACAATATCACTTATTTCGATACCTCTGTTCTCTTTGACTTTGCAGAGAAAGAACGATGTCAGAGGTTGTAAAGTACTTTCCGAGACTCCCGTCTACCAATGCCTGGGGGAATGAAGTTCTGGAGTACACTAACAAATACTGGGTGATGTTGAATGAGATTAAGATCACTGAGGTATACACATCTAAAAATGCCAGAAAGTAAGTTAGCTCTATGTTGTATTGATCTAAGAATTTGATTGTTGTGATTTGTTCAATATTTTCTACATGCACTAGAGTACATCTGTAAAGTGACAGGTATAAGCAATACAGCTGAAAAATGTCACCTTTCACAGGGTAGGGTGGAGCTACCCTCCAAATTGATTCCAGTTCTTTCAGATCTACATAACTTCATAGGGGGTATGGGCTAGCTAGAGGTCGTTTTTGGACTGGGAAAATCTGTCTGTTCTTTTTTCCAGGGAGGAGGTACGATGGCGTCAGTGGGCCGATGACTGGCTCGTGAATCGAATAAAGCCTAATGTGTACAGGACTCCCGCTGAGGCCTTAGCCACCTATGACCACATAGTGCGTGAGGGCAACTTTGGTTCTGTTCCTTTTGCCAAGTATGGAGGGGCCTTCTATATGTTCTGGGCCTCCAAGGTCCTGAAAATCTGGTGAGTTTCAGATCGCTGTCAATCATTGCAAATTACTAGATTTTAAATGGAATGTTTTCAATTTCATTCTCTTCTATATGCTTGTCAATGTGAGTTTGTGCCTGGTCTTCCCCACTGTTCCTGCCCCCACATAGGTACAAGTTACATGACGATGTCAGGGAAGATTTgtacatggctgtgaatgagtgGATAACAGCTATTGGGAGGAAGAGGAAATTCATGGGTGGTGACAAACCCAACCTCGCTGATCTGGTAAGATTTGTGGGTTGTTGTGACAGTTTGAAAGGAAATTCCATTTCAGTTGGGTACAATTTATATTGACGTGTCAACATGTGTATTCAATTTAACAAGGGACCTCAAttgaataataatacattttattttaagcTTTTTTCAAGACACCCAACTCTTGACTTCATTATTTACACTGCTGATAACCTCTTTCTTCCTGAAGGCGGTGTATGGAGTCCTCCGATCCATGGAGGACCTGGAGTCCTTTTACGACGTGATGGAGAACACCAAGGTGAAGAAGTGGTATCTGGCCACAGAGAAACAAGTGAGGGAGCACGGTGGTCGGAACCTATGTAGAAAACCACTGCAGAACTATCATGGCATAACTGAGTTCTAGGTTGCTGATTCAGGCTACCACTGCACACAGAAAATCTGGATGCAAAGGTTCTCTACCAGTCAGCACACTTTCATAACATGTTACAAGTGACAGTTTTATATGTGAACGGACAGACAGTCTACCATGTGTTTCATGTTCTCTGTACAATCAAAGCCTCTTTCAAATATCTTTATGGATACAGTCTTAGTTTCCTAGAGGGAATGTAGCTCAATAGTCATTTTATGTATGTATTAAAataaatgtgtgtatatatgacaATTTAACAGTTCATGTATTGCAGTAATAGACTGTTATTCACTCTTTGTGAATGTGCTAAGTAAACCACTAAGCATTTGTTTAATTATTTTATCCGTATGCATACCTGAAATTACACTCGTTTTATTTGCTGGTGTTGTATTACCCTGGCACTTTGTTGGTCAAGCTGTGTCATAGGCCAGATATTTTAGACACATACATGTGGCCAAaacttttgagaatgacacaaatattaatttccacaaagtttgctgcctcagtgtctttagatatttctgtcagatgttactatggaatactgaagtatagttacaagcatttcataagtcaaaggcttttattgacaattacatgaagttgatgcaaagagtcaatatttgcagtgttgacccttctttttcaagacctctgaaatctgccctggcatgctgtcaattaacttctgggccacatcctgactgatggcagcccattcttgcataagcaatgcttggagtttgtcagaatttgtgggtttttgtttgtctacccgcctcttgaggattgaccacaagttctcaatgggattaaggtctggggtgtttcctggccatggacctaaaatattgttgttttgttccccgagccacttagttatcacttttgccttatggcaaggtgctccatcatgctggaaaaggcattgttcgtcaccaaactgttcctggatggttgggagaagttgctctcggaggatgtgttggtaccattctttattcatggctgtgttcttaggcaaaattgtgagtgagcccactcccttggctgagaagcaaccccacacatgaatggtctcaggatgctttactgttggcatgacacaggactgatggtagcgctcaccttgtcttctcggGATAAGCTTTTTTCCGGGTACCctaaacaatcggaaaggggattcatcagagaaaatgactttaccccagtcctcagcagtccaatccctgtaccttttgcagaatatcagtctgtccctgatgtttttcctggagagaagtggcttcattgctgcccttcttgactacaggccatcctccaaaagtcttcgcctcactgtgcatgcagatggtggtgccctgatcccgcagctgaattaactttaggagatggtcctggttcttgctggactttcttgggcgccctgaagccttcttcacaacaattgaaccgctctccttgaagttcttgatgatccgataaatggttgatttaggtgcaatcttactggcagcaatatccttgcctgtgaagcccgttttgtgcaaagcaatgatgacggcacatgtttccttgcaggtaaccatggttgacagaggaagatcaatgattccaagcaccaccctccttttgaagcttccagtctgttattcaaactcaatcagcatgaaaGAGTGAtatccagccttgtcctcgtcaacactcacacctgtgtcaacgagagaatcactgacatgtcagctggtccttttgtggcagggctgaaatgcagtggaaatgttttctGGGGATTCAGTTcgtttgcatggcaaagagggactttgcaattaattgcaattcaactgatcactcttcataacattctggagtatatgcaaattgtgaaaatgtatatttgtgtcattctcaaaacttttggccacgactgtagttgcTCATGTATAAGTCAATTCTCTGATTAAAGTGTGCCATTACAACGATAGAAGAGTTGATTACAGCACATAGTGTGTGACAAGGCTTGGTAGAAGTTGCGCCTCACCACTGTTAAAGGGGCCGACTCCCTCTAGAATTGTGGATAGAGCAATCTGAACCTCGATCTGttgcacaggaggctgctgaggggaggacggctcataataatgtctggaacggagcaaatgtaATGgcgtcaaacacatggaaaccatgtgtttgatgtatttgataccattccactaattccgctccagccattaccacaagcacGTCCTCCCCAATTATAGTGCCACCTACCTTCTGTGATCTTTAACCAAGCGCTATTATTCCTGCAATTTTTTTATTATGGCCAACAGTGGGGGGTAATAGTTGGTGGACCTATTCTCTTATGGGTAAAACTGGACAAATTAAGAAAAAAGCTATTGAAGGTAGGCTACTGTAGCTTAAGTGCGGAGGGAATTAGATGACTAAATTGTAGTAATATAACCTGTGCCTACAGGGTGAGGATATAAAACCACACAGTCACCTGTGCTGCAATGGCTAACATCTACCTCCATGTTGATCATGTCTTCTTCCAATACTGGATTTAATTCACATTTGATACAAAATGTTGCATCTCAGATGTACACAAACTGTAGCGTAATTATCTGGTTAACTACTGAGATTATGATTGAAGAATTGGCTAGATCAAGGCCCTTTATAACAAGGTATTTATCTGAAGCAACCAACGTGGCCTTAGAATTGGGACCATCCCATGTCAAATAAATACTCTTAAAAGGGTGCTAATAAAGCATTTAAATTGTAATTAATGACATGAAGATTGGAGAATAAGCAGaatgtaaaataataaaaaagaaaTACATTACGGTAATTGTAAACCCAAGGTATTTTATGCTGATTACCTTAATCTTTTTGTTTTTAACAGTTTGCTTTGTTTTTCCATATGTAATAGACCACAACTTTTATTTTGAGGACCACAAAATATTTCCCCAACTGACAAGTTTTTTTATTTAGTAGACCACACAAGAGTCCCCTTCCCCTTGCTTTATCACTGGCATGGTGGGAGGGGATGTTAGGCTGTATTTACAccggcagcccaattctgatatttttgcccactaattggtcttttgacctgATGTGAAATGATTTTTTttatctttttcagagctgaccTGATTGGTTAAAAGAACAATTAATGAAaacaatatcagaattgggctgcttgtCTAAACACAGCCTTAGAAGTTAGTTTCCactggagagaaaaaaacatacAACTTAACAGCTACAAAAATATCCTTACCAATGATATACCTCTTCTTGATGGTCATAACTATGGGCAGCCCAATTCCGATTTTTTTAAAGGTGCTATCTTTGACACTGTTATGCAAGCAGACCAGTAGCGGACAGTGCTGTTTAAGATGGAGGACCATTTTTTCCCcctaatgagcatggccttatttcaattacagcatgttggatgactgtcattcatattccattcttcctgttcaatgtaacatcaataggtttaagctactacatgatactcgaatcttccctatacccatcatgaggttgctacaacctagcctatgaataaaAGTTTACAAGGTAGGTGCACACAGTTCGAGAGAGAATTTTGaggtgacacatggacagacagggacacattcaatactgccttgcacactcttccctgcatctagctgattgatatagggtgtaatcataaGTCCAATAGATATagggtttctattggacaaattcaggtatgtttatccccgttttgttctgtttgcttccgttttaagaaacgttttttaACAGAATCgtcggaatgaatacacccctgatcacacatcaaatcgaatcaaattttatttgtcacacacatggttagcagatgttaatgcgtgtgtagcgaaatgcttgtgcttctagttccgacaatgcagtaataaccaacgagtaatctaacctaacaattccacaactactaccttatacacacaagtgtaaagggataaagaatatgtacataaagatatatgaatgagtgatggtacagaacggcataggcaagatgcagtagatggtatagagtacagtatatacatatgagatgagtcatgtagggtatataaacataaagtggcatagtttaaagtggctagtgatacatgtattacataaggcaagatgcagtagatgatatagagtacagtatatacatatacatatgagatgagtaatgtagggtatgtaaacattatattaagtggcattgtttaaagtggctagtgatacatttttacatacatttccatcaattcccattattaaagtggctggagttgagtcagtatgttggcagcggccactaaatgttagtggtggctgtttaacagtctgatggccttgagatagaagctgtttttcagtctctcggtccctgctttgatgcacctgtactgacctcgccttctggatgatagcggggtgaacaggcagtggctcgggtggttgtccttgatgatctttatggccttcctgtgacatcgggtggtgtaggtgtcctggagggcaggtagtttgcccccggtaatgcgttgtgcagacctcactaccctctggagagccttacgattgtgggcggagcagttgccgtaccaggcggtgatacagcccgacaggatgctctcgattgtgcatctgtagaagtttgtgagtgcttttggtgacaaaccaaatttcttcagcctcctgaggttgaagaggcgctgctgcgccttcttcacaacgctgtctgtgtgggtggaccaattcagtttgtccgtgatgtgtacaccgaggaacttaaaacttactaccctctccactactgtcccgtcgatgtggataggggggtgctccctctgctgtttcctgaagt includes:
- the LOC120026017 gene encoding prostaglandin E synthase 2-like; translated protein: MSASRCNIFCRTGWYVLRVPVAKISLAVALSHFPSRCSARTYGTGGTTFGSKLISTLPLRATNRRVFGFAFLFGGGVGLYQTIKFSFQQHFAEDELPNLPNRQYRIPTNQGSDLTFATDLTFTLYQYKTCPYCSKVRAFLDYYGLPYKVVEVNPVMHTEIKWSSEYQKVPILMVEGKEIVQLNNSSVIISAMKTCMIDKERTMSEVVKYFPRLPSTNAWGNEVLEYTNKYWVMLNEIKITEVYTSKNARKEEVRWRQWADDWLVNRIKPNVYRTPAEALATYDHIVREGNFGSVPFAKYGGAFYMFWASKVLKIWYKLHDDVREDLYMAVNEWITAIGRKRKFMGGDKPNLADLAVYGVLRSMEDLESFYDVMENTKVKKWYLATEKQVREHGGRNLCRKPLQNYHGITEF